CAGCGAAATGATCTTCTCTCTAACAAATATGAGTGCGACTTATTCTTGAAGAGGGAGGATTTGCAAAAAGTCCGGTCATTTAAATTGAGAGGGGCATATCATTCTATCCAGAGCCTCTCCGAAGAGGAACGGGGAAAAGGAGTTGTCTGTGCAAGCGCCGGAAACCATGCCCAAGGCGTTGCCTATTCTTGCAAAGCGTTAAAAATACAAGGGAGAATCTTTATGCCTACAACAACACCGAGGCAAAAAGTTTCGCAAGTGAAGCTTTTTGGAGAGGAATATGTGGAAGTCATTCTTACCGGCGATACATTCGATGACTCTTACGAGAAAGCGATTCAGTATTGCAACGACCATGGCATGACATTTATTCATCCATTCGATGACAGCAGGACAATTGTTGGGCAAGGAACAGTCGGCATGGAAGTGATGAACGAAATCGGTCATCCTCCCGATTATGTCTTTATAAGCATCGGAGGCGGGGGGCTTGCCGCTGGGGTTGGCACGTATATAAAAAGCATTAATCCCGAGACGAAAATAATCGGTGTTGAACCTTTGGGAGCGCCTGGAATGAACCAATCGCTAATTGAAGACAAAGTTGTCCACCTTGATTCTATCGATAAATTTGTTGATGGAGCTGCCGTGCAGCAGGTCGGCAATTTAACATTTGAGATTTGCAAAGAAATTCTTGACGATATTGTCCTCGTTCCTGAAGGGAAAGTATGTACAACCATTCTCGAATTGTATAATGATAATGCAATCGTAGCTGAGCCAGCAGGCGCACTTCCAATTGCTGCACTTGACTTTTATAAAGATAAAATTAAAGGGAAAAATGTCGTATGCATTCTCTCAGGAGGAAACAACGATATCGGAAGAATGCAGGAAATTAAAGAAAAATCATTGATTTACGAAGGATTAAAGCATTATTTTATCGTGAACTTTCCGCAAAGGGCCGGAGCACTTAGGGAGTTTATGGAAGATGTTCTTGGGCCGCAGGATGATATCACACGGTTTGAATACACAAAGAAAAACAATCGTGAAAGCGGGCCGGCACTTGTTGGCATTGAACTAAAATGCAGGGAAGATTATGAACCGCTTATTTCAAGGCTAAAAGCAAAGGGCTTTCCGTATAAAGAAATAAATAACGATCAAAATTTGTTCCATTTATTAATTTGAACTTGAACGGTGAGAAGCTGCCCTATATGGTTGAAATTTGCTCTTTCGCAAAATTTCAACCAATCTCGCCTCTATCTCTAACCTTTTAAGAAAAGATAAATTGGCACGTCGCCAATTTAATTAAATCCAACTTCCAAGAAGGACGCGCCAGCGTTTTTCTTACAGAAATGGCATAGATGTAATCGTTAGGAAACCTTCAAGTGGAGGAGATTCATCTGTAAAAAATGCACAGAAAGTTGATGAACATTTCATATATATCGTAGAGTAATAAGTAGGCTTAGTAATCGTTAAGAAAATATAAGAAAG
This portion of the Pueribacillus theae genome encodes:
- the ilvA gene encoding threonine ammonia-lyase IlvA codes for the protein MSNKVSIEEIIIANQKLKDVVTKTPLQRNDLLSNKYECDLFLKREDLQKVRSFKLRGAYHSIQSLSEEERGKGVVCASAGNHAQGVAYSCKALKIQGRIFMPTTTPRQKVSQVKLFGEEYVEVILTGDTFDDSYEKAIQYCNDHGMTFIHPFDDSRTIVGQGTVGMEVMNEIGHPPDYVFISIGGGGLAAGVGTYIKSINPETKIIGVEPLGAPGMNQSLIEDKVVHLDSIDKFVDGAAVQQVGNLTFEICKEILDDIVLVPEGKVCTTILELYNDNAIVAEPAGALPIAALDFYKDKIKGKNVVCILSGGNNDIGRMQEIKEKSLIYEGLKHYFIVNFPQRAGALREFMEDVLGPQDDITRFEYTKKNNRESGPALVGIELKCREDYEPLISRLKAKGFPYKEINNDQNLFHLLI